GTCGTCGTCTTCACGCAGACGTCGGTCGATCTGCCGGAAGGCGTCAAGAACCCCCGTAACGGCCAGGACAACCTCGCCAACCCGACGTTGGACTCCCGTGGTTTCGGATGCACACTGTCCCCCGACTTCGAGGCCAACACGTCGTTCATCTACCCGGGGTCCACGATCATCGCGTCGCGCAACCTCGCCGGTGCCGCGAGCACTTACTGCTTTGACGGATCTCTCATGGGGTTCAGGTGTGGTGGCGTCGTGGTCTACAGCGACATCGTCAACGGCAACGCCTACGAGAGCGAGGAGCTTGCGCTCGACCCGACCGCTTTGGGATGCACGCTTGCCTTCTTCGACGGCAGCCGTGGGGCGGGATCCGAGTACTGCACGCTCACGCACCTGCAGCCGTAAATCTCTGATCGAAGCCCAGACGAAGCCAGGGAGACAGGATGATCAAGCGTTTGGCAGTGGCAGTCGCAGCTGCGGGTCTGCTGGTGGCTCTGACTCCGTTGGCGGCTCCCGTTCAGGCCGCCCAGTGCGAGAAGGACGTCGTGGTGTTCACCCAGTACGGCACCAAGTTGCCGGACGGGGTGACCCACCCGACGAACGGCAGTGACCACCTCGGCAATCCCACCACCGATCCCAACTCCGTCGGGTGCACCGCTTCTCCTGACGCCGAGTTCAACACCAGCTTTCTGTTTCCCGGCGCGACCATAATTCAGTCGCGTTACACCGCGGGTGGGGCAGGCAGCTACCTGTTCGACGGACCGGCCTTCGGTCACTCGGGCACGGCATCGGTCGTGGTGGACATCGCACTAGGGACGTTCACGCAGAGTCCCAAGCTTGCGCTGAGCCCGGCCGCTCTCGGCTGCACGACCGCGTCGTTCGACGGACGGGGCCACGCCGAGTACTGCACGCTCACGTCGCTGCAGCCGTAGTTCATTCAAGGAAGTCGGAGCAACGAAAGGAGAGTCAGCAATATGAAGCGCAGACTGATGCTCGCAGTGCTCGCGGCGGCCCTCGTCGCCGGACTCACCCCCCTGATGGGATCGCCCGCACAGGCCCAGCCCTGTGGCAGCGCCCGTGAGGTGGCAGTTTTCACGCAGTACGGGACCCACCTGCCGGAAGGCATGAGGGACCCCGTCTACAACCGCGACAGCGTCGCCAACCCGACGATCGACTACAACTTCTTCGGGTGCCTTGGCGACCCCGACGTGAACTTCAACTCGCAGTTCATCCTGCCCGGCCAGAACCTGATCTCCTCCAGGTGGCTGCCCGGCGGAGGCGTGAGCACGTACCTGTTCGACGGAATCCTGAATGCATCCGGCCCCGTCGTCCAGACGGTCGACGCGACGCTGGCCCCTGTCACCCAGAGCCCGAGGCTCTCCCTGAACCCCGCGGCCCTTGGCTGTGTCGGGGCCAGCTTCGACGGAGGTCGTGGACGCATCGAGTACTGCACGCTTTCGAACTGGACGCCTTAACCCAGGTCACTCAAAACGGGGCCCCCATCGGGGGCCCCGTTTTTTCTTGCAAGCGAGTGCTACAGGCGCCAGCCGCCTCCCACCTCCAGGACGGCCCCCGTCAGGTAGTCGGCGTCCGGACGCACCAGAAAGGCGACGGCCTCGGCGATGTCCTGGGCGGAGCCGACTCGTCCGGTGGGGGTGTGCTTCACGGGTCCGATGGCAAAGGCCTCCTGGCGCGTGGCGGCGTTGTCCGACACGATCCCCGGCGCTATGCAGTTGACGGTGATCCCCTCCGGCCCCAGCTCCCGTGCCAGGGCCCGCGTCATGGCCACGACGGCGGCTTTGGCGGAGGCGTAGGCGACGAACTGCGTCTGGCGGACGGGGAACTCGGCCCCCGCGGCGGAGAAGGTGACGATCCGGCCGAAGCCCTTGGCCCGCATGTGCGGGTAGGCGGCCCGGATGCAGAGGAACATCGTGTCTGAGTTCTGCGCGAACTGCCAGCGCCACTCGTCCACCGTCGTCTCCTCAAAGGACTTGCGCAGAAAGCCGCCCACGTTGCAGACGAGGATGTCCACGGCCCCGAAGGCATCCACGGTCCGGGCCACCAGCGAATCGGCTCCCTCGGCGGTGGTGAGGTCGGCCTGAAACGACTCGGCCGTGCCGCCGGCGGAGCGGATCTCCTCGACCAGGGACGCCGCCAGGTCGACGGAGCGGATGTAGTTGACGGCCACCGACGCCCCCAGGGAGGCGAGGTGGGCGGCGGTCCCGCGCCCCATGCCCCGGGACGACCCGGTGACTATCGCGACCCGGCCCGAGAGCGGACCGTCAGCGGGCAACGGCCGACAGCTCCGTCCGGACCTCGCGGGTCCCCTGGACGATCGCCCGCATCTTGGCCTGCGCCTCCTCCACCGTCCGGGTCTTGAGCCCGCAGTCGGGGTCGACCCACAGGTTCTCCGCCGGCATCGACTGAAGGGCCATCCGCACGCGTTCGGCCACCTGCTCGGCGGTTTCCACGACGTGGGAGTGGATGTCCACGACGCCGAAGGACAGGTCCTTGCCGAAGCCGTGGCGGTGGAACGTCTCGACGAGGTCGAACCCGGAGTTGGCCATCTCCAGGTCGAAGTTGTCCACCGGCATCTCCAGCATCCCGGGGAACACCGTCTCAAAGGCGCCGAAGCAGGCGTGCGTGAGGAAGTAGGCGTCCAGGCCCTCGGTCGTGACCCGCATGCACTCGATGGCCACGTCGAGCTCGCCGGCCCGCACCGACAGCGCGGGCTCGTCTATCTGGATGATCCTGCAGCCGGCTTCGATCAGCGCCTCGACCTCCTTGCGAAGCTCCCTTGAGAAGGCCAGCGCCGCCTCGCGGCGGTCGGGGTAGTGCTCGTTGAACGACCAGTCCATGACCGTGTAGCCGCCGGTGAGCATCCCCTTCACGGGAGCCTCGGTGAGCGACTGGGCGTAGCGCCACCAGTCCACCGTCATCGGCTGTTTCCACCCGATCTCGGACGTGATGATCGGCTTGCGGTAAAAGCGGTTGCCGTAGGACCTCACCAGGCCCCCGCGCTCGAACCCGTCCATCTCCTCGGCGAAAAAGGCCACCATGTCGCCGCGGTACATCTCGCCGTCCACGGGGACGTCCACCCCGATCTCGTTCTGGAAGCCCATCCACATCGCCGTCGCTTCCTGCTCGAGCCGGCGAAGCTCGGCGTGGTCGATCTCTCCGCGCGCGTGGGCGGTGCGGGCCCGTGTCAGCTCAACGGGCTTGGGATAGCTGCCCACGGCCGTGGTGGGCAGCAGGGGGAGGTTGATCCCGAGCGCCTCGAGCTTCCTGCGGCCGTTCACGCGCCCACCTTCGTCACCGATTCGGCGATCTCGCGCATCCGGACCAGCTTGCGCCGCGCGCGGTCGCGCGGCAGGTACTCCAGAGAGCAGGACGGCTGGAGGTGAAGTTCCTCGACCCCCCGCGAGTCCAGTGCCTCGGCGACCCGGTCCACGATCCCGGCGACGCTCGTGCCGTCCAGCGCCGTGTTGCGGCCGTCCACCGCTCCCAGCGCCAGGGGACGGTCCGAGCCCTGGCGCTCGATCTCGGCTACCAGTCCGGGGCCGTACTGGAGGTCCAGGGCGAGCATGTCCACGGGCATGTCCAGCAGCGTGCGGTAAAGGTCGGTCGCGTCGCCGAAGTAGGTGGCGAGGCTCACGCGCAGGGGTCCCTTCCGGTCTGTGGCCACCTGCAGGGCCTTGTTCACCAGAGCGGCGTCCTCTGGATGCCGCAGCAGCTCGGGCTCATCGATCTGGGCGAGGGTCGCGCCGGCACGTCCGAGCTCGTGCAGCTCGTCGCCGACGAGCTCCGCCAGGGCCATGGTCAACGCGGCGACGTCCGAATAGTGGTCGGTGCGCACGATCGAGTAGCGGGCGAGCGTGTAGGGGCCCGTCAGCACCGGTTTGACCGGCCTGGACGACACCGTGGTGGCCCAGGTGTAGTCGGCGGTGAGGTCAAACCGTCCGGACAGGGGGCCGAGGATCTCCGGCTGGCGGATGTAGGTGTTGGTGTCGAAAAAGCGCAGCAGCCCGTTGATCCCGACGCCGTCCAAACGCGAGGCGGGGTGGGAGATCAGGTCGTACCAGTGGACCTGCCCGTCGGTCACCAGGTCGCAGCCGGCCTCCGCCTGCTCGGCGATCACCTCCGCCGCGTAGTCGCGGGCCGTCTCCACGTAGCCCTCGGTCGAAACGTCCCCGGTCTCCCTTCGGGCGTAGGCCCGCCGCAGCCGCTGCGACTCGGGCGTTTCGCCCACCCGGGGGTAGGCGGAGTGGTTGGCGCAGATCAGACGCACGCGGGGGGCCCTTTCGACGGTGCCGGGGGCCCAAAACTACCAGCCCCGGCCCGGGAGCCTCAAAGGGGCAGGATCGAACGCCTTGGCGGCGAACCCCTGTCCGGAAAGATCCCGACGCAGCAGGAGGAACACTGAACCGCTCACGGACAACCCGATTTCTTGCCGCAGCCGCCGTCGCGACGCTGATGGCTCTACTGCCCGGCACCCCGGCACAGGCCGCGGGCACTCCGGCCCCGGACGACTGCCGGAACCTGATGGCCCGGCCGGGCAGGATCTTGATCACGGCGGACCATGAGGGGTCGCTGGCCCCGTGTCAGGGGATCCGTCCCGGGGGCGCGCTGATCCTTCAGGCAGGTCCCTTCGACTTCGTCTACTGCTCGATGGCGTTCATCGTCACCGACGGCACCGACCTGTATGTCTCCACCGCGGGGCATTGCGTCGAGGACAGCCTCGACGTGCCGTCGCTCGGCGAGCGCGTAGCCGCCCACGGAGTCGGCCAGTTCGGGACCGTCGTGCACCAATGGTGCGAGGGACAGGCGGCCAATGGCGGCTGCGGCGCGGGTACCGACTTCGGGCTGATCCGCATCGACGCCGACAAGCGCTCGTTCGTCAGCGCCTCCATGTGCCACTGGGGGGCGCCGTCGGGCATGTTCACCGCTCATGACGACAACCTGCGCGAGATCCGCCACTTCGGCTGGGGAGCCGGACTCGGCGGCGCCGATGTCGGCGTGCGCTCGGGCGATGTCCTTGTCCAGCCGGGAAACCCCGCCACTCAGGCCCGGAAGGGAGTCGGCTTCATCTTCAGCGAGCCTGACTTCGCCGTCGCGGAGACCGCCGCCATCTCCGGCGACTCCGGCAGCGGGGTGCTGGTGACCGAGCTGCCGACGGTCCCCGGTCTCGAGCAGCCCCAGGCGAAGGCGCTCGGGGTGATGACCCATATCAGCGCGGGAGGCCTAGCCTTCATTCAGCGCATGGACCTCAGCCTGGCCCGTGCCGGCACAGAGATGGGCAGGAGCTTCAACGTTGTGACGGGGTAGCGACCCGGTTCCGGGGGCTTGCTGCAGAGCAGCACGCCCCCGGCGCCGGGGCCTTCAGCGTCGGCGGCGAATGAGCCCGAACATGCCCCACACCGCGAGGCCGATGAGGCCGAGCGGGATCAGCAGGCCCAGCGACACGATCAGGCCCTGGAAGATCGTCATCGCGATCCGCCGCGCCACGTCGAACGCGTCGCCGAGGCCGTCCTCGTCGTCCGGCCGGTCGGGGGCTGCGTCCGGCTCGTAGATCGAGGCCTGGATGGTGGCCATGTCCACCTGGCCCTGCAGGTGCTGCTTCTGCGCCTGCAGCGACTCGATCTCCTGGCGGACGGAGTCCAGACGCGAGCGGACCTGGATCGTGTCCGACACGCTGCGGGCCTGCTTCAGCAGTTCCAGCAGCTGGGCCTCCTGGGCCTGCGCCGCCCTGATCCGGGCGTCGAGGTCGACCAGGCCCCCGGACACGTCGTTGCCGCTGCTCGTGTGCCGCAGCATGGTGCCGAGGGCCCGGAAGTCGGTGACGGCCGCGTCCAGCTTGTCCGCCGGCACCCGCGCGGTGAGCGTTCCCCGCGCCAGCCGGTTGCGGAGGGACTCGGTGGAGGAGTTCGTCACGAACCCGCCGTGCTTGGACGCGATGCCGTTTGCCTTTGACCAGGCCGACGTGAACCTGCCCTTTCGGACCCGGACTTCCAGTTCCGCGTTGCGAATGACCTTGGGCGGGAACGTGCCGGGTTGTCCGGGGCCGATGGGAGGCATGATCCGGCTGGCCGTGTCGTCGGTCTGGCCGGAAGTGTCCGGGGCAGGCGCACCCATCGCCCCGCCCGACTGGCTGCTGCTCCGTGCGGCGTCCGGCTCGATGGCCGGCTCGGGCTGGGACTGAACCGGGGCCCCCTTTTCGTCCCGTCCGGCTCCGGCCGCCGGTGCGCCCCGACGAAGATCCTCGGTCCCCGCGGACGAGCCTGGGACCAGCGCCGGACGCGAATCAGAGCCGTATCTCGCCGGCCCCGTCGTCAGACCTGTTCCGATGACGAACAGGACCAGCACGGTGACCGCGGCTGCGGACGCGTAGGCGAGCTTCGGGAACCCGCCGTGGCGGCCCCCGATCGACCTCGCGTCGCGCCATGCGCGCACACGGTCGGTCAGAGCCGGAGGCTCCGCCGTGCGGGCGGCCTCCATCGTCCTGGCTCCCAGACCGTCCGGGACCCGGACGTTTTCCGCCCGGTCGTTGAGCTCGTGGCGGATCTGAGCCTCGATGTCTTCGTGCGTCATGTCATCACCTCTCGTCATCCGGCGGCGGCCGCGATCGCCTCGTCGGAGGCCAGCCGTTGGCGCGCGTCGTGCAGGCGGGACTTCACCGTGCCGGGACGGACGGCAAGAGCACGCGCGATGTCCGCCTCGGACATGTCGAGGTAGTAGCGCAGGATCACGGGGACCCTGAGCCGGTCCGGGAGCCGGTCCAGCGCCTGGCCGACGGCCGAGCGGCGGGTGGTGGCCTCCTCGAACGAGACGTCGGACCCGAGGTCGGGCACGGCGAGCCGGGACATGGCGCGGACCTTGCGCCGCTGCGACCTCAGCTCGTTGAGCGCCGTGTTCACCGCGATCCGGTAGAGCCATCCGCGGATGTCCTCACCGGGCCGCAGCCTGCCGAGCGACCTGGAGGCCCTGATAAACGACTCCTGTGCCACGTCCTCGGCCCCCTCTGCGTTGCGCAGGATCAGGTACGCCGCCTTGTAGACCAGCGGCTGGTACGTCTCGACCCATCGTTCGAGCATTTCCATCGCCATGTCCGTCTCTGCTCGCATCGGCTTCCTTACTCGTTCAACACCGCAGGGCGCCGGAACGTTCGCGACTCCGCCGGTGGCGTCGCGCGCAGCGTGTACAGTCGTGTCCACCGCTCCCTTGCCAGGCGAAGGGAGGATGAGGAGGAGAGCCCGCCGCCGAAGGTCACGGCATCCGCGCCCCGCCCGTCGAGCTCGTCCAGCTGGGTTTCTCCAACCACTTTCGCGAAAGGAGCTTTGCCATGGCCGACATCATCGACGGAAAGAAGATCGCCGCGGAGATTCGCGAGGAAGTCCGGGTCCGGGCCGCGGACGTGGCCGCCAAGGGGGTTCGTCCCGCTCTCGCCGCGGTCCTGGTGGGAGACGACCCGGCGTCGGAGTCCTACGTCCGCGGAAAGCGAAAGGCGGCCGAGGAGGCCGGTATCGCCAGCGAGCTGCATCGGATGCCGTCCAGCACGCACGCGGCAGAGCTGGCGGCCCTGCTGGACAAGCTCAACGCCGATCCCGGCGTCCACGGCATCCTGCTGCAGCTCCCCCTGCCCAAGCACCTGGACGCCGACGAGTTCCTCGTCCGGCTGGCGGTTGCCAAGGACGTGGACGGCCTGCACCCGTCCAGCCTGGGCCTCCTGGCGCAGGGGCGGCCGAGGTTCGTCCCCTGCACGCCTGCGGGGGTCCAGCAGTTGCTCGTCCGCTCCGGCATCGAGGTGGCCGGGTCGCATGTGGTGGTCGTCGGACGCAGCGTGCTGGTGGGGCGTCCGCTCTCGATTTTGCTGTCGAACAAAGCGGATGGTGCCAATGCCACGGTCACCCTGTGCCACACGAGCACACGCGACCTGGCCCGGTTCACGCGGGAGGCCGACATCCTCGTGGTGGCGGCCGGACAGCCCCGTGCGATCGGTGCGGACCACGTCTCGGAGGGCTGCGTGGTCATAGACGTCGGGATCAACCGCGGGGACGACGGCAAGCTCGTCGGCGACGTGGACTTCGAGCCCGTCGCCGCAAAGGCGCGCGCGATCACCCCCGTTCCGGGCGGAGTTGGACCGATGACCGTCGCGATGCTGCTGGCCAACACCGTCACGGCCGCTGAGAGGGCAGTCTCGACGGCGTAGCGGCCTTCAGTCGCTGCCGCCGGAAGCGAGGCTGGGCGCACCGTGCCCGGGCCCGGGAACCGAGCCCTGGGCGTCGCGCTGGTAGAGTGCCGCCACCCAGCCTCCGCCTACCGCCTTTTCGCCGACGAAGTCGAATCCCGACTCGGAGTAGTAACGCTTCAGCCCATCGACGCGGGCTGAACAGTCGAGACGGAGCCATCGACGGCCCTTGTCCCGGATGCGGGCCTCCGCCCACTCCAGCATCCGCGGCACCAGGTTCGTGCCGGCGTAGGCCCGGCGGACGGCCAGTCGCAGGACGTAGCCCGCGTTTTCCGCATCCGCGTCGTCCCACACGTTGGGGTCGGTCCAGCACAGCCGCATCGTGGCCGCGGGATCGCCGTCCACCCTGGCTACATAGGTCTCGCCGCGGGTCACGCTGTCGCGGACGCTGTCGCCGAACGTCCCCGGTCCCCAGATGTCCACTCCCCGCGAGTTCATCCACTCCGCGGCCTCGTCCAGGATCGACAGGACGACGGGGACGTCGTCCTCGCCCGCCTGCTCGATGCTCGCCCCCGGGACCGCCCCCCGCGGCCTGCGGTGCAGCGCGAACAGGTTGAGGCTCTCGGGCGACCTGCACGCCGGCTGCATGAACCCGGCCGCCGCGGCGGCGAACAGCGACACCATGAGCAGCATCCCGAGAAAGCCGGTGAAAAGGTTCGTCGGCTGCACCTGCAGGACGATCGCCCAGACGAAGATCGCCAGCACGGACAGGAACACGTTCACCGAGACCCTGGTGGTAACGGCCCGCCGGGCCTCCCCGCGGATGGGTCCCTCCAGGCGGCGGGTCCTGGCGACGCCGGCGCCCGTCGTCAGCCAACGGACCGCCACCCAGGCGGACAGCAGAGCCGCGGCCGTGCGTGCGATCAGAGGCCGAGGCCCTCCACGCGCTCGCGGACGATTCCCGCGGCCGCGTGCAGTTCGGCGAGTTCGGCCTCATCGAGGTCCCACTCCTCGATCTCGATGACGCCGCCGCGCCCGAGCTTCGCCGGGACGCCGAGGAAGATGTCCGACAGGCCGTACTGCCCGGTCACCCACGCGCACACGGGCATCGACGCCTTGGTGTCCTTGAGAACGGCCTCGACCATCGCCACCGTGCCGCTGGAGGGCGCGAAATAGGCGCTTCCCTTTTTGAGCAGGCCTACTATCTCGGCCCCCCCGTCGCGGGTGCGCTCGGAGATGGAGTCCAGGGTCTGCTTGTCCAGAAGCTCGGAGACCGGTCGCCCTTTGACGGTGGCCAGGCGGGGCAGCGCCACCATGATCTCCCCGTGGGAGCCCAGGGTCGCAGCCTCGACGTCGCCCGGCCTGCATCCGACGGCCTCGGCGATGAAGTAGCGGAAGCGGGCGGAGTCGAGCATCCCCGCCTGCCCCATCACGCGCGGCTTGTCGAACCCGGAGACGGACGCCGCCACGTGCACCATCTCGTCCAGAGGGTTGGTCACGACCATCAGCACGGCCTCCGGCGACCGGGGCGCCACCTCTCGCACCACCTGGCTGATGATCTGGGTGTTCTTGCCGATCAGGTCGGCGCGGGACATTCCCGGCTGACGGGCCAGACCGGCGGTGATTACCACCACGTCAGATCCCTCGGTCGCGGCGTAGTCGTTCGCCCCGACGATGCTGGACGAGAAACCTTCGATGGGGGCCGACTGCATCATGTCCAGCGCAAGGCCCTGCGGAAGTCCCTCGACGATGTCCGTCAGGACGACGTCCGCCAGGTCGCGCTGCAGGATCCGGTGGGCGACCATCTTCCCTACGAAACCGGCTCCCACGACGGTTACCTTCATTCAGAACCTCCCTTTGGGGCCTCGGAGCCTCCAAG
Above is a genomic segment from Actinomycetota bacterium containing:
- a CDS encoding SDR family oxidoreductase, which codes for MPADGPLSGRVAIVTGSSRGMGRGTAAHLASLGASVAVNYIRSVDLAASLVEEIRSAGGTAESFQADLTTAEGADSLVARTVDAFGAVDILVCNVGGFLRKSFEETTVDEWRWQFAQNSDTMFLCIRAAYPHMRAKGFGRIVTFSAAGAEFPVRQTQFVAYASAKAAVVAMTRALARELGPEGITVNCIAPGIVSDNAATRQEAFAIGPVKHTPTGRVGSAQDIAEAVAFLVRPDADYLTGAVLEVGGGWRL
- a CDS encoding methionine synthase encodes the protein MNGRRKLEALGINLPLLPTTAVGSYPKPVELTRARTAHARGEIDHAELRRLEQEATAMWMGFQNEIGVDVPVDGEMYRGDMVAFFAEEMDGFERGGLVRSYGNRFYRKPIITSEIGWKQPMTVDWWRYAQSLTEAPVKGMLTGGYTVMDWSFNEHYPDRREAALAFSRELRKEVEALIEAGCRIIQIDEPALSVRAGELDVAIECMRVTTEGLDAYFLTHACFGAFETVFPGMLEMPVDNFDLEMANSGFDLVETFHRHGFGKDLSFGVVDIHSHVVETAEQVAERVRMALQSMPAENLWVDPDCGLKTRTVEEAQAKMRAIVQGTREVRTELSAVAR
- a CDS encoding DUF4349 domain-containing protein, coding for MTHEDIEAQIRHELNDRAENVRVPDGLGARTMEAARTAEPPALTDRVRAWRDARSIGGRHGGFPKLAYASAAAVTVLVLFVIGTGLTTGPARYGSDSRPALVPGSSAGTEDLRRGAPAAGAGRDEKGAPVQSQPEPAIEPDAARSSSQSGGAMGAPAPDTSGQTDDTASRIMPPIGPGQPGTFPPKVIRNAELEVRVRKGRFTSAWSKANGIASKHGGFVTNSSTESLRNRLARGTLTARVPADKLDAAVTDFRALGTMLRHTSSGNDVSGGLVDLDARIRAAQAQEAQLLELLKQARSVSDTIQVRSRLDSVRQEIESLQAQKQHLQGQVDMATIQASIYEPDAAPDRPDDEDGLGDAFDVARRIAMTIFQGLIVSLGLLIPLGLIGLAVWGMFGLIRRRR
- a CDS encoding RNA polymerase sigma factor, with translation MRAETDMAMEMLERWVETYQPLVYKAAYLILRNAEGAEDVAQESFIRASRSLGRLRPGEDIRGWLYRIAVNTALNELRSQRRKVRAMSRLAVPDLGSDVSFEEATTRRSAVGQALDRLPDRLRVPVILRYYLDMSEADIARALAVRPGTVKSRLHDARQRLASDEAIAAAAG
- a CDS encoding tetrahydrofolate dehydrogenase/cyclohydrolase catalytic domain-containing protein, whose translation is MADIIDGKKIAAEIREEVRVRAADVAAKGVRPALAAVLVGDDPASESYVRGKRKAAEEAGIASELHRMPSSTHAAELAALLDKLNADPGVHGILLQLPLPKHLDADEFLVRLAVAKDVDGLHPSSLGLLAQGRPRFVPCTPAGVQQLLVRSGIEVAGSHVVVVGRSVLVGRPLSILLSNKADGANATVTLCHTSTRDLARFTREADILVVAAGQPRAIGADHVSEGCVVIDVGINRGDDGKLVGDVDFEPVAAKARAITPVPGGVGPMTVAMLLANTVTAAERAVSTA
- a CDS encoding GNAT family N-acetyltransferase codes for the protein MAVRWLTTGAGVARTRRLEGPIRGEARRAVTTRVSVNVFLSVLAIFVWAIVLQVQPTNLFTGFLGMLLMVSLFAAAAAGFMQPACRSPESLNLFALHRRPRGAVPGASIEQAGEDDVPVVLSILDEAAEWMNSRGVDIWGPGTFGDSVRDSVTRGETYVARVDGDPAATMRLCWTDPNVWDDADAENAGYVLRLAVRRAYAGTNLVPRMLEWAEARIRDKGRRWLRLDCSARVDGLKRYYSESGFDFVGEKAVGGGWVAALYQRDAQGSVPGPGHGAPSLASGGSD
- the mdh gene encoding malate dehydrogenase, translated to MKVTVVGAGFVGKMVAHRILQRDLADVVLTDIVEGLPQGLALDMMQSAPIEGFSSSIVGANDYAATEGSDVVVITAGLARQPGMSRADLIGKNTQIISQVVREVAPRSPEAVLMVVTNPLDEMVHVAASVSGFDKPRVMGQAGMLDSARFRYFIAEAVGCRPGDVEAATLGSHGEIMVALPRLATVKGRPVSELLDKQTLDSISERTRDGGAEIVGLLKKGSAYFAPSSGTVAMVEAVLKDTKASMPVCAWVTGQYGLSDIFLGVPAKLGRGGVIEIEEWDLDEAELAELHAAAGIVRERVEGLGL